A DNA window from Arachis hypogaea cultivar Tifrunner chromosome 18, arahy.Tifrunner.gnm2.J5K5, whole genome shotgun sequence contains the following coding sequences:
- the LOC112769846 gene encoding uncharacterized protein, with protein MDALGGNQQHIGEEDKENTDEVVVLEEEDISEGLHACLRSLNGRIFADRNFSTGTMQGAMTTIWGRPEGLQVVDKGKNQFHFFFDKDTDVARVERGSPWLFKNFILHVVRWKEDPMEGKNAISTFPIWVQIWGLPEQFKTIEVGRKLGRKIGSVIDVGLYEVRGKETRIIKAKVEMEEDKRLRDSMKITGPNQKLIEVGLRYERLGTFCTYCTLLGHDSKHCQQLLDDTASDSVRKEAIGEWVKADQVGRRIESKSNTDSSYARAPGSSTPKPRKKPAPSWLLENFADLNIKGDKEQVRKTTNPNLMTEEEENSFLADALKAPTDTITSDIL; from the coding sequence ATGGATGCATTAGGAGGCAATCAACAACATATAGGAGAGGAAGACAAGGAGAATACAGACGAGGTGGTGGTGCTTGAGGAAGAAGATATCTCTGAAGGCTTGCACGCATGCCTAAGGAGTTTGAATGGGAGAATATTTGCTGATCGCAACTTTTCAACAGGCACAATGCAAGGGGCTATGACTACAATATGGGGTAGACCGGAAGGATTGCAAGTTGTAGACAAAGGCAAGAATCAATTCCATTTCTTCTTTGATAAGGATACAGACGTTGCACGAGTTGAACGAGGTTCCCCTTGGCTATTTAAGAACTTTATCCTCCATGTTGTGAGATGGAAGGAAGATCCGATGGAAGGCAAAAATGCTATATCTACTTTTCCAATTTGGGTACAAATATGGGGCTTGCCAGAACAGTTTAAAACAATTGAAGTTGGACGTAAACTTGGTAGGAAGATTGGAAGCGTTATTGATGTTGGATTATATGAGGTGCGAGGGAAAGAAACTCGAATTATTAAAGCCAAGGTAGAGATGGAAGAGGATAAGAGGTTGAGAGATTCGATGAAGATCACTGGACCAAATCAAAAATTGATCGAAGTAGGACTCCGATATGAAAGGCTGGGAACATTCTGCACCTACTGCACGCTTCTAGGACATGATTCCAAGCATTGCCAACAGCTGTTGGATGACACTGCGAGTGACAGTGTTAGAAAAGAAGCTATTGGAGAATGGGTGAAGGCAGATCAAGTAGGAAGGAGAATTGAGAGTAAATCGAATACAGACTCGTCTTATGCTAGAGCTCCTGGTTCATCGACCCCTAAACCAAGGAAGAAACCAGCTCCCTCTTGGCTACTGGAGAATTTTGCTGATTTAAATATAAAAGGGGACAAGGAACAGGTGAGGAAGACCACCAATCCTAATTTAATGACTGAAGAGGAAGAAAATAGTTTCTTAGCTGATGCTTTGAAGGCTCCAACAGATACCATTACAAGTGATATTCTGTAG